One Triticum dicoccoides isolate Atlit2015 ecotype Zavitan chromosome 5B, WEW_v2.0, whole genome shotgun sequence genomic window carries:
- the LOC119308557 gene encoding protein TONNEAU 1b-like, translating into MDDYAREMMELKTLVTRTLEKKGVLAKIRAELRASVFEAIEEEDRVIEENEDGGNPALLGSCNDRAKQLHASPSGRLLTALIGEYLEWAQLSHTMKVYLPECNLPKDFWKNELKDFSNKNGAEGSRSAESGPMLLDVLEGYLKYENLSQTRMAGRRMINSEPEPTLNTEHRNMRRPPSSSSVAGMPPMGRQMPPSQTSDRRGGSSASNTRKDEYNWGYDADDLSEEVLRTSTALENIQLDRKARNLTTSWRHPGNGAE; encoded by the exons ATGGACGACTACGCGCGGGAGATGATGGAGCTCAAGACGCTCGTCACCCGCACCCTCGAGAAGAAGGGCGTCCTCGCCAAGATTAGG GCTGAACTGAGAGCAAGTGTGTTTGAGGCCATAGAAGAGGAGGACCGTGTGATAGAGGAGAACGAAGATGGCGGGAATCCTGCTTTGCTTGGTAGCTGCAATGACCGTGCTAAGCAACTGCATGCTTCACCGTCAG GTAGGTTATTAACAGCACTTATAGGTGAATACTTGGAGTGGGCCCAGCTAAGTCACACGATGAAAGTTTATTTGCCAGAATGTAATCTG CCCAAGGACTTTTGGAAGAATGAGCTAAAGGATTTCTCTAACAAAAATGGAGCTGAAGGGAGCAGGAGTGCTGAGAGTGGTCCCATGCTTCTAGATGTTCTTGAAGGATATCTTAAATATGAG AATTTGTCTCAAACGAGGATGGCTGGTAGGAGAATGATCAACTCTGAACCTGAGCCAACATTGAATACTGAGCACCGGAACATGAGGAGGCCACCATCTTCATCTTCAGTCGCTGGCATGCCTCCTATGGGAAG GCAAATGCCACCATCGCAGACATCAG ACCGAAGAGGGGGCTCTTCCGCTTCCAATACAAGGAAAGATGAGTACAACTGGGGATATGATGCTGATGATCTCTCGGAGGAAGTATTGCGTACATCCACTGCTCTAGAGAACATCCAGTTAGACCGGAAAGCCCGAAACCTGACAACATCTTGGAG GCATCCAGGCAATGGTGCCGAGTAA